In Carcharodon carcharias isolate sCarCar2 chromosome 33, sCarCar2.pri, whole genome shotgun sequence, a genomic segment contains:
- the LOC121272201 gene encoding homeobox protein DLX-5-like, giving the protein MEGLYPDYLPGFPVPDLQEDGFSREFLAYNGIISDFTASSYNMCGSDDIQGSSVSRRSSSESERGSDPRRAELPRARVRTVFSEQQKRILMESFQRQKYISPQERAEIANNLGLTCKQVKTWYQNRRMKVKRRQGIQPPATSWNQSTFSPISSQTLSLTPGLTPGLKEPHFNRYQQQTMPFRQHRTSMEQPIMEVLQSSQFNGDPQYPSTSSYLQSFPPTNCPDPDVGGFHKEHLVIPGAQSLSFRNQIPRSGMGLPAVKIPQSPSITEDIQYVATSASFPSPEVGHISPSFNMENFGRDVLVSSQDSQIHLNNWSPVQSDGISPVNLALAPVFDGYGMQQPGSATLFSEIYPVNLFGAL; this is encoded by the exons ATGGAGGGTCTATACCCCGACTACCTGCCAGGATTCCCAGTTCCAGATTTACAGGAGGACGGCTTCAGCAGGGAATTTCTAGCCTACAATGGGATCATTTCGGATTTTACAGCCTCTTCCTATAACATGTGCGGCAGCGACGACATCCAGG GTTCCAGTGTCTCCAGACGCAGCAGCAGCGAGTCTGAGCGAGGAAGTGACCCCAGGAGAGCCGAGCTTCCCAGAGCCCGAGTCCGGACCGTGTTTAGCGAGCAGCAGAAAAGAATTTTAATGGAAAGCTTTCAAAGGCAGAAGTATATTTCTCCCCAGGAACGGGCAGAGATCGCCAACAACTTGGGACTTACTTGTAAACAG GTGAAAACATGGTATCAGAATAGAAGGATGAAGGTTAAACGCAGACAAGGTATCCAACCCCCAGCAACCTCATGGAATcaatcaactttcagtcccatttctTCACAG accctctccctgaccccagGGCTAACACCTGGACTGAAGGAGCCCCATTTTAACAGATACCAGCAGCAGACCATGCCCTTCAGACAGCACCGAACCTCCATGGAACAACCGATTATGGAAGTTCTTCAGTCTTCTCAGTTTAATGGAGATCCTCAATATCCATCTACTTCTTCATACCTCCAGAGCTTTCCACCAACAAACTGCCCAGATCCAGATGTTGGTGGCTTTCACAAGGAACACCTTGTGATCCCAGGTGCCCAGTCTTTGAGCTTCAGAAATCAGATTCCAAGATCAGGAATGGGATTGCCAGCTGTCAaaattccccaatctccatcaatcacagaGGATATCCAGTACGTCGCTACCTCGGCCAGTTTCCCTTCACCGGAAGTTGGCCACATTTCACCTTCATTTAACATGGAGAACTTTGGGAGAGATGTGCTTGTTTCCAGTCAGGACAGCCAAATACATCTGAATAACTGGAGCCCAGTGCAAAGTGATGGGATCTCTCCAGTTAATCTAGCACTTGCACCGGTCTTCGATGGATATGGAATGCAACAGCCTGGATCAGCGACTCTGTTCAGTGAAATCTATCCTGTCAATTTGTTTGGTGCTCTATAA